One stretch of Patescibacteria group bacterium DNA includes these proteins:
- a CDS encoding methyltransferase domain-containing protein: MSIIPSTSELINAATLLAQGAIRQGMKVADLGCGSTGHFVFAASELVGKDGIVYAVDIQKGALDGVESRTRLEGAENVKTVWSDIEMFGATRIPAASLDLVLLVNNLFLAKNKSELAREIIRLMVPGGRLIVADWKMTQAPFGPSVNDRISPEEAKNVFSKAGMRLEKEFEAGKYHYGLVFVK, encoded by the coding sequence ATGTCAATCATCCCATCAACCAGCGAACTTATTAACGCCGCCACTCTTCTTGCCCAGGGTGCGATTCGCCAGGGCATGAAGGTTGCGGATTTAGGTTGCGGCAGCACCGGCCATTTCGTGTTTGCCGCGTCCGAACTTGTGGGAAAAGACGGAATCGTCTACGCGGTTGATATTCAAAAAGGAGCGCTTGATGGCGTTGAAAGCCGCACGCGGCTTGAGGGTGCCGAGAATGTCAAAACCGTGTGGTCGGATATTGAAATGTTCGGCGCGACTCGTATCCCGGCGGCGAGTCTTGACCTCGTTCTTCTTGTCAATAATCTTTTTTTGGCAAAAAACAAAAGCGAACTGGCGCGCGAAATCATCCGCCTGATGGTTCCTGGCGGCCGGCTCATTGTCGCAGACTGGAAGATGACGCAGGCGCCGTTTGGCCCGTCCGTGAATGATCGCATTTCGCCCGAAGAAGCAAAGAACGTATTTTCTAAGGCCGGGATGAGGCTGGAAAAAGAATTTGAAGCCGGCAAATATCATTACGGCTTAGTATTTGTAAAATGA